One Kitasatospora sp. MAP12-44 DNA segment encodes these proteins:
- a CDS encoding helix-turn-helix transcriptional regulator: MQTNRRQDDPASTPAEELMGLAGLLRAWRIAAGERLGLGKPLSQAEVAMTAGMSERWYRELERGAASRLDRKTIEQLAEALLLGEEERLTLYYYTLGSAPLQKSNPLGDSPAHAALQLLLQQQSPRPAYLSDLTWNIVGYNQAMADWFPWVLEPGANLIRWGLLSEEARTQLVGWEGHARIYLAMIRQALARLPKDLALSALLAEVLKDPICQTYWNEGPMVVSHRDGHHFRLDIPRFEAEIDVVSQVLVPATYPDLRFVVISYLGSEQDPQASESKPS; the protein is encoded by the coding sequence GTGCAGACCAACCGACGCCAAGACGACCCCGCCTCCACGCCAGCCGAGGAGCTGATGGGGCTGGCGGGCCTCCTGCGCGCCTGGCGCATCGCCGCCGGCGAGCGCCTGGGCCTTGGGAAGCCCCTGTCGCAGGCCGAGGTCGCGATGACCGCCGGCATGAGCGAGCGGTGGTACCGCGAGCTCGAGCGCGGGGCCGCGTCCCGTCTGGACCGCAAGACCATCGAGCAGCTGGCCGAGGCACTTCTTCTGGGGGAGGAAGAAAGATTGACCCTCTACTACTACACGCTCGGCAGCGCGCCGCTGCAGAAGAGCAACCCGCTCGGCGACAGCCCCGCACACGCAGCGCTCCAGCTGCTCCTGCAGCAGCAGTCGCCGCGGCCCGCCTACCTGAGCGACCTCACGTGGAACATCGTCGGCTACAACCAGGCCATGGCCGATTGGTTCCCCTGGGTGCTCGAGCCCGGCGCGAATCTCATCCGCTGGGGGCTGCTCTCTGAGGAAGCCCGCACGCAGCTGGTCGGCTGGGAGGGCCACGCACGGATCTACCTGGCCATGATCCGCCAGGCCCTCGCCCGCCTGCCGAAGGACCTGGCCTTGAGCGCGCTGCTGGCCGAGGTCCTCAAGGACCCGATCTGCCAGACGTACTGGAACGAGGGGCCGATGGTCGTGAGCCATCGCGATGGCCATCACTTCCGACTGGACATCCCGCGGTTCGAGGCGGAGATCGACGTGGTCTCCCAGGTCCTCGTCCCGGCCACGTATCCCGACCTACGGTTCGTCGTCATCTCCTACCTCGGCAGTGAGCAGGATCCGCAGGCGTCGGAAAGCAAGCCGTCATGA